The following are encoded in a window of Ursus arctos isolate Adak ecotype North America unplaced genomic scaffold, UrsArc2.0 scaffold_27, whole genome shotgun sequence genomic DNA:
- the PPP1R3B gene encoding protein phosphatase 1 regulatory subunit 3B isoform X2, with translation MMAVDIECRYSCMAPSLRRERFALKTSPKPSEPLRPCIQLSSKNEASGMVAPTVREKKVKKRVSFADNQGLALTMVKVFSEFDDPLDIPFNITELLDNIVSLTTAESESFVLDFTQPSADYLDFRNRLQTDHVCLENCVLKDKAITGTVKVQNLAFEKMVKIRMTFDTWKSFSDFPCRYVKDTYAGSDRDTFSFDISLPEKIQSYERLEFAVCFECSGQTYWDSNKGKNYRIIRAELKSTQGTAEPQNGPDFGISFDQFGSPRCSYGLFPEWPSYLGYEKLGPYY, from the coding sequence ATGATGGCTGTGGACATAGAGTGCAGATACAGCTGCATGGCCCCTTCCCTGCGCCGAGAGAGGTTCGCCCTCAAGACCTCACCGAAGCCCAGCGAACCACTGAGGCCTTGCATTCAGCTGAGCAGCAAGAATGAAGCCAGCGGGATGGTGGCCCCCACCGTCCGGGAGAAAAAGGTGAAAAAGCGGGTGTCCTTCGCAGACAACCAAGGGCTGGCCCTGACAATGGTCAAAGTGTTCTCGGAATTCGATGACCCGTTAGATATTCCGTTTAACATCACCGAGCTCCTAGACAACATTGTGAGCTTGACGACAGCGGAGAGCGAGAGCTTTGTCTTGGATTTCACACAGCCTTCCGCTGATTACTTAGACTTTCGAAACCGGCTTCAGACCGACCACGTATGCCTTGAAAACTGTGTCCTGAAGGACAAAGCCATCACAGGCACAGTGAAGGTGCAGAACCTGGCGTTCGAGAAGATGGTGAAAATAAGAATGACATTCGACACCTGGAAAAGCTTCTCAGACTTCCCCTGTCGGTATGTGAAGGACACCTACGCCGGCTCGGACAGGGACACGTTCTCCTTTGACATTAGCTTGCCTGAGAAAATTCAGTCTTACGAGAGGCTGGAGTTTGCTGTGTGCTTTGAGTGCAGTGGACAGACGTACTGGGACAGCAACAAAGGCAAAAACTACAGGATCATCCGAGCCGAGCTGAAGTCCACGCAGGGCACAGCCGAGCCACAGAACGGGCCCGATTTTGGAATATCCTTTGACCAGTTTGGGAGCCCTCGGTGTTCCTACGGtctgtttccagagtggccaaGTTATTTAGGGTACGAGAAGCTAGGGCCCTACTATTAG
- the PPP1R3B gene encoding protein phosphatase 1 regulatory subunit 3B isoform X1: MRLPSKGADLSPGLRSCRRRRCPCHPRADAAAVWRICTSGLMSCTRVLAYSSNPMMAVDIECRYSCMAPSLRRERFALKTSPKPSEPLRPCIQLSSKNEASGMVAPTVREKKVKKRVSFADNQGLALTMVKVFSEFDDPLDIPFNITELLDNIVSLTTAESESFVLDFTQPSADYLDFRNRLQTDHVCLENCVLKDKAITGTVKVQNLAFEKMVKIRMTFDTWKSFSDFPCRYVKDTYAGSDRDTFSFDISLPEKIQSYERLEFAVCFECSGQTYWDSNKGKNYRIIRAELKSTQGTAEPQNGPDFGISFDQFGSPRCSYGLFPEWPSYLGYEKLGPYY; encoded by the exons ATGCGTCTGCCCTCCAAGGGCGCGGACCTGAGTCCCGGCCTCCGCTCCTGCCGTCGCCGCCGCTGCCCCTGCCATCCCCGCGCGGATGCCGCCGCGGTCTGGCGCATCTGTACATCGGGGCTTATGAGCTGTACCAG AGTTCTAGCCTATTCCTCTAACCCGATGATGGCTGTGGACATAGAGTGCAGATACAGCTGCATGGCCCCTTCCCTGCGCCGAGAGAGGTTCGCCCTCAAGACCTCACCGAAGCCCAGCGAACCACTGAGGCCTTGCATTCAGCTGAGCAGCAAGAATGAAGCCAGCGGGATGGTGGCCCCCACCGTCCGGGAGAAAAAGGTGAAAAAGCGGGTGTCCTTCGCAGACAACCAAGGGCTGGCCCTGACAATGGTCAAAGTGTTCTCGGAATTCGATGACCCGTTAGATATTCCGTTTAACATCACCGAGCTCCTAGACAACATTGTGAGCTTGACGACAGCGGAGAGCGAGAGCTTTGTCTTGGATTTCACACAGCCTTCCGCTGATTACTTAGACTTTCGAAACCGGCTTCAGACCGACCACGTATGCCTTGAAAACTGTGTCCTGAAGGACAAAGCCATCACAGGCACAGTGAAGGTGCAGAACCTGGCGTTCGAGAAGATGGTGAAAATAAGAATGACATTCGACACCTGGAAAAGCTTCTCAGACTTCCCCTGTCGGTATGTGAAGGACACCTACGCCGGCTCGGACAGGGACACGTTCTCCTTTGACATTAGCTTGCCTGAGAAAATTCAGTCTTACGAGAGGCTGGAGTTTGCTGTGTGCTTTGAGTGCAGTGGACAGACGTACTGGGACAGCAACAAAGGCAAAAACTACAGGATCATCCGAGCCGAGCTGAAGTCCACGCAGGGCACAGCCGAGCCACAGAACGGGCCCGATTTTGGAATATCCTTTGACCAGTTTGGGAGCCCTCGGTGTTCCTACGGtctgtttccagagtggccaaGTTATTTAGGGTACGAGAAGCTAGGGCCCTACTATTAG